Part of the Desulfobulbaceae bacterium genome, CTCCTGATGGTGGAACCGGAGATTATTAACTCATCAAACGTTTTTCTGCAGCTTAAGTTCTACAAGAGGTTTTGCGAAATCCTGGTCTCTCGACTGATCGTTGCTAACGAACGGATGACAAGTATCGATGTTGTCCCTCCTGCGGGGCGTTTGATTGTTGTCAAGCTGCCCAAGGATTCCTTGGATATCAATAAGCCAAAGTTAAAGCCCACTTCGACTCCAACACCAACTTCAGCACCAACTTCTACGACCTCTTTCGTTACAGAGAATCAAAAAATGGAACTGCCTCCTTTGCCGGCGAAGAAGGAGCGTGGTGTCGTCAGGGCGTTTCAGCGTCAGCTCACCGCCGCATTAGAGCTTCCCTATAACCGTCTTGTCGGCAATCGTATTCTGCCATTGCTCGCTGGAGAGAGTGAAAATACACTTCGCCTCGCCGATTTGGTGCAGATGGATCCAGCTCTTTCCTGGAAGATCATGCAGGTAGCGAACTCGTCTTTTTATCGGCGTAGTGTCCCAATTGCTACGGTCCCTCACGCCATGATCACCGTCGGCATTAAAAATATTCAGTCAATTCTGTCCGAGTATATCGGAATCAAGCAACGGCGAAAGGCCTTTAGCGGCCATAAAGAGGTGGGGCGGAGCTTTTGGCGACACTCGACTATGGTTGCGCGGATTGCAGCGTTGCTTCGAGATGTATTGCGCCTCAATATGAGTTCTGATATTTATCTGGCAGGTTTATTCCATGATATCGGGATTTTGGCCCTCGACATTGTCGAGCCCTGTTTCTATCCTCATTTGAGTGATCCTCACTCCGAACTCTGTGCCGATCTTCATGCCGCTGAAATTAATTATATCAGCATTGATCACGGTCAGGCAGGCGCCCTGTTAGGCGAAAGCATCGGGCTCCCGGAAAGTTATATCGATGTTATGCGTTTTCACCATGCTCCGATTGCCGCTCGCACCAACCAACTCTCGGTTGCCTTGATTCATCTTGCCGATGCTTTTGCCATTCAGCAT contains:
- a CDS encoding HDOD domain-containing protein translates to MIPVALCRDLFLINTALLRAEGNPMAFNIDEQINFLKKIDFFENFDDHELRQFLSVTKWLKVAAETVLIRENTNERVFYILIKGEVMVFKTLEDGIHAVQLTTLQSGACFGEMSLVMDVKRTAGVITRSDCFLLMVEPEIINSSNVFLQLKFYKRFCEILVSRLIVANERMTSIDVVPPAGRLIVVKLPKDSLDINKPKLKPTSTPTPTSAPTSTTSFVTENQKMELPPLPAKKERGVVRAFQRQLTAALELPYNRLVGNRILPLLAGESENTLRLADLVQMDPALSWKIMQVANSSFYRRSVPIATVPHAMITVGIKNIQSILSEYIGIKQRRKAFSGHKEVGRSFWRHSTMVARIAALLRDVLRLNMSSDIYLAGLFHDIGILALDIVEPCFYPHLSDPHSELCADLHAAEINYISIDHGQAGALLGESIGLPESYIDVMRFHHAPIAARTNQLSVALIHLADAFAIQHGVGHCPGTGAEIVAPIGESYAWAIIQEHHRPFSDINVTEFINTFNSELSKTWSSLSDGLTFS